From the Caloenas nicobarica isolate bCalNic1 chromosome 2, bCalNic1.hap1, whole genome shotgun sequence genome, the window CAAATGTAATCGAAAGttctgaacaaaacagaaaatattaaataaaaaacccGAGCTGTGTAATGCCTCTAACCTACTAACAAAATCACTGAGTTAACTAAGTATTAACAATTTGAATACAGCACCAGTTTTCCAATTCCTACATTattttaagcaaacaaaatgcaacTGATTAGCTAGTCCATATTGAAGTTTGtggaattaattttgaaaaaaaatctttttcattttacatataaACTTATAAAATACTTCATATGGAGCACTTTTGTCCTTAAAATCTTAAATCTTAATAGAAGGTCACTCAGATAGAGAACACTTCATTTCCCCTCTCATTTCTTTCAATACACCTTTTCAGAATAGAACAGCTACGCAAGCTTAAGTCATCAAAAAGCATCCAAATGAATCTGTACAGTCTTCAGCTCCAGCAGAAAATTTTATTGATCAACATTTCATTAACTACAGAAATTAGGATGATGGAACAAATTCATTTTCTAGCTTACTATCATCCTGTCTATGACAACACACCAGCAAAGGATCTTTAATACATTCGAAAATTCTAagttactgtaaaataaaatcattgtTAAAACAAACTTTCTAAGCATGtcattctcagaaaacaaaacagtttgagAACACCCTCCCACCATACACCATAATTAAAATGACTTACCTCATCTGGTCTTGACTCACATAAATGTTTTGTCAAATTACGCAACAAACCATTTTCTGCACCTCTCTTTGTGGGCTGTTTTATTTCCAATGTCACTTCTTTAGCTTCAGCTCTTTCAGATGAAGGATCTGATTTCTCCTGCACACAAGTTGCACTTTCATTCTCAGAGGGTCCTGTTATTGACAGCTTGTCTTGTGCCTTCGAAAGCTCTGCTTCTGTAGCTATTTGACTTGCCTCTGAAACTTCAGTGTAACCTTTTAACAAAGCAAGCTTGGGGGCATTTGCAGAATTTAAGTTACTTTGCTTAATGTTACTAGCtttcagtaatttaattttGGTCCATTTAGAGTTTTTGTTTGAGGAGTTATTTCTACCATTCAGAGTGCATTTAACAGGCATTCCTTTTTTGCTAGGGAAAAAACGTTTGCATTGAGTACTTTGACTAGGTTCTTTCTGAGTAAGCATTTCACTTTGTTGAAACTGTATGCTGgcatgcttttcttctgttttgctacACTCAGCATTAGGGGAATCTTTTTTCACCTCTACTGTATCAGACTCAATCTCACCTGCGATTTCTTCACAAAGTTCAAGGATGCTTACCCTTTTGGATTTCACATCGTTCTCTGGCTGATCAGCCACATTTATTTCACTTACAGATGGCTGTGAaatcttttttggttttgtactgTTTTTTACGTTGTGAtgtatttgctgcttttcattagTTACTGCCTTAGAATTTGGCTTAAGAGAATCTGTTTCCACTTTCTTTGTGTTGCTAGGAATAGGAGATACAGGGCCCATTAGGTCTTTCTTAACTTCCTTAAGACTCCCATCAGGACCTGACGATCCTTGAAGGTTTTGTTGAAAGCTGTTTGAATTATCATTTTTATTGTctgctttacattttttctctttcagagacCTGGTCACTTCtacatgtatttctttattctcaTTTGTATcgtttggctttggttttgtgtttttctgtttcgTTTTCTCTCCAGCAGATTTAAGTGGTTTTGCTACAACACTCTGAGCATGTCTTCTTGCCTGGCTATTTTGTTTAACTtccaaagctttttcttctttaacttcCCTGTTGCGCAGGGATCTTGCTGGTACATGTACATGTGTTAACTGCTGCAGTCTCTGTGATCTCCTCATTACTGGCTCATTTGGTGCAATTATGCATTTTGACTTAGGAATTTCTTGCACAGATTTTTTCTGGCATACTTCCTTACTTTTTGTAGATTTAGGCTGCTGTTGGACCTTTTTGTCAGGAATTGTTTTATTATTCGTGTTGAATCCTGATAATCTTGTAGTCATGCGCATCCCTTGTTCCGGTTCATTGGTGTTGTCACTGAAAgattcaaataattattttttcagcatcCAGAAAGTGGAATTTGTCATAAGACTCTTCTCATGCCTGCTAGCCTCTACCTCaaacctttctttcttttcttttttgaaacaCGAGATCTTACACCCTCAATACTTACAGAAGAATTTTCTCTAGAATCATTCTAAAAAGACTTCATTTCCACCTGGTTACTCTTAAGTCtagtatttaatgttttttatgCATGGCAAGACTGATCTATGAACCCCAGATGAATGCTTTTTAATATCTCTAGCAGTTTTTAATTGTTGACATTTGTGGATTTCAAATGAAGTATGAGCTGATACAgtattagatttatttttacttcagaatCTTTTTTGGAGGAAGTCTTTCTGGATTTCGAGACACTAACACGATTCCAGAGAAAGAGCACATAGCAGACATCATACTTAATCATTTAAGTCTGATCTT encodes:
- the ESCO1 gene encoding N-acetyltransferase ESCO1 isoform X1, with amino-acid sequence MAAQKRKSMLVEPSAKRPKLDKSSKPSPVKKEKEVSDIKHVSNKSKPNQCAVQEKTVLKTSAKSNSDNTNEPEQGMRMTTRLSGFNTNNKTIPDKKVQQQPKSTKSKEVCQKKSVQEIPKSKCIIAPNEPVMRRSQRLQQLTHVHVPARSLRNREVKEEKALEVKQNSQARRHAQSVVAKPLKSAGEKTKQKNTKPKPNDTNENKEIHVEVTRSLKEKKCKADNKNDNSNSFQQNLQGSSGPDGSLKEVKKDLMGPVSPIPSNTKKVETDSLKPNSKAVTNEKQQIHHNVKNSTKPKKISQPSVSEINVADQPENDVKSKRVSILELCEEIAGEIESDTVEVKKDSPNAECSKTEEKHASIQFQQSEMLTQKEPSQSTQCKRFFPSKKGMPVKCTLNGRNNSSNKNSKWTKIKLLKASNIKQSNLNSANAPKLALLKGYTEVSEASQIATEAELSKAQDKLSITGPSENESATCVQEKSDPSSERAEAKEVTLEIKQPTKRGAENGLLRNLTKHLCESRPDENFRLHLESNPESSPVKYVTAPKPPKQFKKEPGESEPQGLPPKQLTHTSFTNQTSETANRVPLSNPSLASKCSNFLSSEEHSQKLKEAGKDGDKQLIIDAGQKRFGAISCNICGMLYTASNPEDETQHLLFHNQFISAVKYVGWKKERILAEYPDGKIIMVLPDDPKYALKKVEEIREMVDNDLGFQQTPLMCYSRTKTLLFISNDKKVIGCLIAEHIQWGYRVIEEKVPEVSSENEKVIFERQKAWCCSTSPEPAICGISRIWVFSMMRRKKIASRMIECLRSNFIYGSYLSKEEIAFSDPTPDGKLFATQYCGTGQFLVYNFLNGQHQT
- the ESCO1 gene encoding N-acetyltransferase ESCO1 isoform X3 produces the protein MAAQKRKSMLVEPSAKRPKLDKSSKPSPVKKEKEVSDIKHVSNKSKPNQCAVQEKTVLKTSAKSNSDNTNEPEQGMRMTTRLSGFNTNNKTIPDKKVQQQPKSTKSKEVCQKKSVQEIPKSKCIIAPNEPVMRRSQRLQQLTHVHVPARSLRNREVKEEKALEVKQNSQARRHAQSVVAKPLKSAGEKTKQKNTKPKPNDTNENKEIHVEVTRSLKEKKCKADNKNDNSNSFQQNLQGSSGPDGSLKEVKKDLMGPVSPIPSNTKKVETDSLKPNSKAVTNEKQQIHHNVKNSTKPKKISQPSVSEINVADQPENDVKSKRVSILELCEEIAGEIESDTVEVKKDSPNAECSKTEEKHASIQFQQSEMLTQKEPSQSTQCKRFFPSKKGMPVKCTLNGRNNSSNKNSKWTKIKLLKASNIKQSNLNSANAPKLALLKGYTEVSEASQIATEAELSKAQDKLSITGPSENESATCVQEKSDPSSERAEAKEVTLEIKQPTKRGAENGLLRNLTKHLCESRPDENFRLHLESNPESSPVKYVTAPKPPKQFKKEPGESEPQGLPPKQLTHTSFTNQTSETANRVPLSNPSLASKCSNFLSSEEHSQKLKEAGKDGDKQLIIDAGQKRFGAISCNICGMLYTASNPEDETQHLLFHNQFISAVKYVVLLIIHHECGSEEELITSIFLSMFILQIHTT
- the ESCO1 gene encoding N-acetyltransferase ESCO1 isoform X2, giving the protein MRMTTRLSGFNTNNKTIPDKKVQQQPKSTKSKEVCQKKSVQEIPKSKCIIAPNEPVMRRSQRLQQLTHVHVPARSLRNREVKEEKALEVKQNSQARRHAQSVVAKPLKSAGEKTKQKNTKPKPNDTNENKEIHVEVTRSLKEKKCKADNKNDNSNSFQQNLQGSSGPDGSLKEVKKDLMGPVSPIPSNTKKVETDSLKPNSKAVTNEKQQIHHNVKNSTKPKKISQPSVSEINVADQPENDVKSKRVSILELCEEIAGEIESDTVEVKKDSPNAECSKTEEKHASIQFQQSEMLTQKEPSQSTQCKRFFPSKKGMPVKCTLNGRNNSSNKNSKWTKIKLLKASNIKQSNLNSANAPKLALLKGYTEVSEASQIATEAELSKAQDKLSITGPSENESATCVQEKSDPSSERAEAKEVTLEIKQPTKRGAENGLLRNLTKHLCESRPDENFRLHLESNPESSPVKYVTAPKPPKQFKKEPGESEPQGLPPKQLTHTSFTNQTSETANRVPLSNPSLASKCSNFLSSEEHSQKLKEAGKDGDKQLIIDAGQKRFGAISCNICGMLYTASNPEDETQHLLFHNQFISAVKYVGWKKERILAEYPDGKIIMVLPDDPKYALKKVEEIREMVDNDLGFQQTPLMCYSRTKTLLFISNDKKVIGCLIAEHIQWGYRVIEEKVPEVSSENEKVIFERQKAWCCSTSPEPAICGISRIWVFSMMRRKKIASRMIECLRSNFIYGSYLSKEEIAFSDPTPDGKLFATQYCGTGQFLVYNFLNGQHQT